A region from the Halosolutus gelatinilyticus genome encodes:
- a CDS encoding polymer-forming cytoskeletal protein produces the protein MAITRDPLDELVVPDGTEAKEVALETAGDILVGGRSTVEFGVRGRNVIAGEGVRFGGDIEAEGDCRLDMFCEVASNVLVGQDAYIGERVHVGGEMKVAGDLDIGDDVEIEEGFEANGWIVIRNPMPTIVFLFVYLKHLLLIGEEDAAQQLVSELVDDEDTPDAEPLVIPRNATVGDDAWRVSTPATIGSDCRLHGNVRAKSIDAGADCNIFGSLRARSDVAVGERTRIHGDVTTRNGDVTIADEARILGDVSCRNLELGPEAEVDGTIRADGEITMRTTEREIE, from the coding sequence GTGGCCATCACCAGGGATCCCCTCGACGAACTCGTCGTCCCGGATGGGACCGAAGCCAAGGAAGTCGCGTTAGAGACCGCTGGTGACATCCTCGTCGGCGGTCGGTCGACCGTCGAGTTCGGCGTGCGCGGCCGGAACGTCATCGCGGGCGAAGGGGTCCGGTTCGGCGGCGACATCGAGGCCGAAGGCGACTGTCGCCTCGACATGTTCTGCGAGGTCGCCAGCAACGTCCTCGTCGGCCAGGACGCGTACATCGGCGAGCGCGTTCACGTCGGCGGCGAGATGAAAGTCGCTGGCGACCTCGACATCGGCGACGACGTCGAGATCGAAGAGGGGTTCGAGGCCAACGGCTGGATCGTCATCCGGAATCCGATGCCGACGATCGTCTTCCTGTTCGTCTACCTCAAGCACCTCCTCTTGATCGGCGAGGAAGACGCCGCCCAGCAACTCGTCTCCGAACTCGTCGACGACGAGGACACCCCCGACGCGGAGCCGCTCGTGATCCCGCGAAACGCGACGGTCGGCGACGACGCCTGGCGCGTCTCGACGCCCGCGACGATCGGGTCCGACTGCCGGCTTCACGGAAACGTGCGGGCCAAATCGATCGACGCGGGCGCCGACTGCAACATTTTCGGCAGCCTCCGGGCCCGCAGCGACGTCGCCGTCGGCGAGCGGACGCGCATCCACGGCGATGTGACAACCCGGAACGGGGACGTCACGATCGCCGACGAAGCCCGCATTCTCGGCGACGTCTCCTGTCGAAACCTCGAACTCGGTCCGGAGGCCGAGGTCGACGGCACGATCCGCGCCGATGGCGAGATCACGATGAGAACGACGGAGCGAGAGATCGAGTGA
- a CDS encoding DUF5800 family protein: MTTLAFDDDGVDVVYEGTEFRLDRELIEEAIDKPYHNVTDHEVLKIVAEQPNLQGEPRRVGDILD, encoded by the coding sequence ATGACGACCCTCGCGTTCGATGACGATGGCGTCGACGTCGTCTACGAAGGAACCGAATTCCGCCTCGATCGAGAGCTAATCGAGGAGGCGATCGACAAACCGTACCATAACGTGACTGACCACGAAGTGCTGAAGATCGTCGCCGAACAGCCGAATCTGCAGGGCGAACCGCGCCGAGTCGGCGATATTCTCGACTGA
- a CDS encoding VOC family protein, whose amino-acid sequence METRLALGHVHIKVRELDRAVAFYIEHLDLEVAERYDRFAFLSWGRRHHDVALQALGPDATAPGDGVGLYHVAFEVDGEDALRSVYRGLREAGVRTSPVDHGISKALYFSDPDGNGIEVYVDTRSDADEDWRGVSLPFDPEESGDAEPLGE is encoded by the coding sequence ATGGAAACGCGGCTCGCCCTCGGCCACGTTCACATCAAGGTCCGTGAGCTCGATCGAGCCGTCGCGTTCTATATCGAGCACCTCGACCTCGAGGTCGCCGAGCGGTACGATCGGTTCGCGTTTCTCTCCTGGGGCCGGCGCCACCACGACGTCGCCCTCCAGGCGCTGGGTCCCGACGCGACCGCGCCGGGGGACGGAGTGGGCCTCTACCACGTCGCCTTCGAAGTCGACGGCGAGGACGCGCTCCGATCGGTCTACCGCGGACTCCGGGAAGCGGGCGTTCGCACGAGTCCCGTCGATCACGGCATCAGCAAGGCGCTGTACTTCTCGGACCCGGACGGCAACGGCATCGAGGTGTACGTCGACACCCGATCGGATGCCGACGAGGACTGGCGGGGCGTGTCCCTGCCGTTCGATCCCGAGGAATCGGGCGATGCCGAACCGCTCGGGGAGTAG
- a CDS encoding electron transfer flavoprotein subunit beta/FixA family protein, which yields MRSIVLTKGVPDFSEGAVSFDEDGHLERGKTPTVMNPNDAFALEAALQTKVRHGGHVSGMSMGPPGYGDVLQGAMESVYTDDSYLLSDRELAASDTWATAITLSAGLETYQEDVADIDLVFAGFKTADGETGQTGPQTCWAMDWPIVTHVIALDIDPDERRLRAKRLVEGDVDEVETVEAPLPCFVVTDPEFEPTYRKASHRLTHKQLRRETQERAANHDDEHLTTWDHEDLNLDPDYIGLDGSPTIVSSVDPIPKAPSEREATMIDPDDEGELAQILDEMQPYAAGAGD from the coding sequence GTGCGATCTATCGTACTGACGAAGGGCGTGCCGGACTTCTCGGAGGGCGCCGTCTCCTTCGACGAGGACGGCCACTTAGAGCGGGGGAAGACGCCGACGGTGATGAATCCCAACGACGCGTTCGCCCTGGAGGCAGCCCTCCAGACGAAGGTTCGCCACGGCGGCCACGTCAGCGGAATGAGCATGGGACCGCCCGGCTACGGCGACGTCTTGCAGGGGGCGATGGAGTCGGTGTACACCGACGACAGCTACCTTCTCTCCGATCGGGAACTGGCCGCGTCCGACACGTGGGCGACGGCGATCACCTTAAGCGCGGGACTCGAAACCTATCAGGAGGATGTCGCCGACATCGACCTCGTCTTCGCCGGGTTCAAGACCGCCGACGGCGAGACCGGCCAGACCGGCCCGCAGACGTGCTGGGCGATGGATTGGCCGATCGTCACCCACGTCATCGCGCTGGACATCGACCCCGACGAGCGCCGGTTGCGCGCGAAGCGCCTGGTCGAGGGCGACGTCGACGAGGTCGAGACGGTCGAGGCGCCGCTGCCCTGTTTCGTCGTCACCGATCCCGAGTTCGAACCGACCTACCGGAAGGCGTCCCACCGACTGACCCACAAGCAACTCCGGAGAGAGACGCAGGAACGCGCGGCCAACCACGACGACGAGCACCTGACGACCTGGGATCACGAGGACCTGAACCTCGACCCCGATTACATCGGGCTCGACGGCTCGCCGACGATCGTCTCGTCGGTCGATCCGATCCCGAAAGCCCCCTCGGAACGGGAGGCGACGATGATCGACCCGGACGACGAGGGCGAACTAGCGCAGATTCTCGACGAAATGCAGCCGTACGCCGCGGGAGCGGGTGACTGA